Proteins found in one Timaviella obliquedivisa GSE-PSE-MK23-08B genomic segment:
- a CDS encoding amidase encodes MDSVDLAFTPALDQARLIRHKEISPIELVQLYLDRIQQLDPHLGSFWTIAAEQALDDAQAKTEFLATVHPEELPPFFGVPTAIKDLTPVAGMPCSYGVKVLKDRQPPQDAEVVRRMRNAGFILLGKTATSALGSTPYTEARGFAPTRNPWNLNYTPGGSSGGAAAALAAGLCAIVQGSDGGGSIRGPAGCCGLVGIKPSRGRVSHAPTGDVLSGLATHGPLARTVSDAAALLDVMSGQVLGDPYWLPDPVHSFLEATRKPLQKLRVGYATFLPPMGAIDPVCEQSVMSTVQLLEDLGHHPELVSIDFNDLLEPISTVWQAGVDVGVPWFFLDKMNRYLLKRSRKKSGGQYLTAVTKMQTLARKLVASFNHVDVLVLPIFMYPTIQVGEWSKLRPPKIFDKVAYWVTPCPPFNATGQPAIAIPAGFTPKGLPIGVQLVGRPADEVTLIALAAQMEAARPWIGDRPEFATKPFSTS; translated from the coding sequence ATGGACTCTGTAGATTTGGCGTTTACCCCTGCTCTAGATCAAGCCCGGCTGATTCGTCACAAAGAAATTTCGCCCATTGAGTTAGTGCAGCTTTATCTCGATCGCATTCAGCAGCTTGATCCTCATCTGGGTAGCTTCTGGACGATCGCCGCTGAGCAAGCCTTAGACGATGCCCAAGCTAAAACCGAGTTTTTAGCTACTGTGCATCCAGAAGAGCTACCACCTTTTTTTGGTGTCCCCACTGCCATCAAAGACCTTACGCCTGTGGCAGGCATGCCCTGTAGCTACGGCGTGAAAGTGCTGAAAGATCGGCAGCCTCCCCAAGATGCAGAGGTTGTTAGGCGAATGCGAAATGCAGGATTTATTCTGCTGGGTAAAACTGCGACTTCGGCGCTGGGTTCTACGCCCTATACCGAGGCTAGGGGTTTTGCGCCAACTCGTAACCCCTGGAACTTGAACTATACACCGGGCGGATCGAGTGGGGGCGCAGCAGCGGCTTTGGCAGCAGGGTTATGTGCGATCGTCCAAGGCTCTGATGGCGGCGGCTCTATTCGAGGCCCTGCTGGCTGCTGTGGCTTAGTGGGTATTAAGCCTTCTAGAGGGCGGGTTTCCCATGCGCCTACGGGCGATGTGCTGAGTGGATTAGCAACTCACGGCCCTTTAGCGCGCACAGTGTCAGATGCGGCGGCGCTTTTAGATGTGATGTCGGGGCAAGTGCTAGGTGATCCTTACTGGCTCCCTGATCCCGTTCACTCATTTTTAGAGGCGACCCGTAAGCCGCTCCAGAAATTACGAGTGGGCTATGCCACATTTCTGCCGCCGATGGGGGCGATCGATCCAGTCTGCGAACAATCAGTGATGAGTACCGTACAGCTTTTAGAAGATTTGGGGCACCATCCAGAGCTAGTTTCTATCGATTTTAATGATTTACTCGAACCTATTTCTACTGTTTGGCAAGCTGGGGTCGATGTGGGCGTACCGTGGTTTTTCTTAGACAAGATGAATCGATATTTGCTGAAGCGATCGCGCAAAAAATCAGGTGGTCAGTACCTCACTGCCGTCACCAAAATGCAGACCTTAGCCAGAAAACTAGTTGCCAGCTTCAATCATGTGGATGTTCTGGTTCTGCCTATCTTTATGTATCCCACGATTCAAGTAGGTGAATGGAGCAAGCTGCGTCCTCCCAAAATCTTCGATAAAGTTGCTTACTGGGTAACGCCTTGTCCACCGTTCAATGCTACGGGGCAACCTGCGATCGCCATTCCTGCCGGATTTACACCCAAAGGTCTACCCATCGGCGTGCAGCTTGTAGGCAGACCTGCCGATGAAGTGACCTTAATTGCTCTAGCTGCCCAAATGGAAGCAGCTAGACCTTGGATTGGCGATCGTCCTGAGTTTGCGACTAAACCTTTTTCAACCAGCTAA